The Dehalococcoidia bacterium genomic sequence TGGCGCAACTGGGGCTGCTCGCCCGCATCGACCGCGCCGCGCTCGCGCTCTATTGCGATGCGTGGGCACGCTGGTGCGAAGCCCAGCAAGCGCTCCAGAAGTACGGCGTTGTCGTGAAGTCGCCGAACGGCTTCCCGATGCAGAGCCCGTACCTGGCGATCGCGAACAAGGCGCTCGACCAGATGCGCCTGTTGCTTGGGGAGTTCGGCATGTCGCCGTCGAGCCGCACGCGCGTGAGCGCCGTGCCACAGGTGGAGGAGGACGAGTTCAGCGAGTTCGAGCGGCACCGGGACCGACGGGCGAGCGGGGGCACCCTGATTTGAAGTCAAAACGATCGCGAACGCGCAGCGCTCTGCTACCGCGGCTGCGCGCCGGCATCCGCCATGAGCGGCCTGCCGACCCGAACGAACAGACCACGCGACGGTGGGCTTCGAGGAGTACAAGCGGAGCTTGGAGGTTTGATGAAGACAGAAACGCGGATGCAGATCGCGCACGTCCCGATCGACGACCTGAAGCCCGACCCCGCGAACCCGCGCCGGATCTCCGACGACGAGCTGGAGGCGTTGACGCGCAGCCTCCGCGAGTACGGCTTCGTGCAGCCGGTGCTGGCGCGGCGGGAGGACATGACGGTGATCGGCGGCCACCAGCGCCTCACCGCCGCCCGGCGTCTGGGCATGAAGGACGTGCCGGTGATCTTCCTCGACGTTACGCAGGAGCAGGCGCGCGTCCTCAACCTCGCGCTCAACAAGATCAGCGGGGCCTGGGATGAGGAGCTGCTGGCGCGGATGGTCGCCGACCTCTCGTCGATCGAGGCTGTCGACCTGAGCCTCTCGGGCTTCGACGAAGACGAGCTGGACGCGCTGCTCAAGAGCCTGGACGTGCGCGAGCGGCGCGAGAAGCCCGAGGCCTTCGACGTGGACGCGGCGCTGGAGGCGGCACGTGCCGCGACACGCGCCAAGCCGGGCGAGCTGTGGGCGTTGGGCGACCACCGGCTCCTGGTGGGCGACGCGGGCGACACGGCGGCCGTACAGCGGCTCCTCGACGGCAAGCGGGCGCCGATGTGCTTCACCGACCCGCCCTACAACGTCGCGCTCGGCGACCACGGCGGCCAGCAGCGCGGGCAGAAGAAGAGACGCATCCAGAACGACGCCATGCCGAACGAGCAGTGGGAGACGTTCTGCCGCGGTTGGACGCGCAACCTCCTCGCCAGCGTGGACGGTGCGATCTACTGCTGCATGTCGTCGAAGGAACTGCCGCTCGTCTCGCGCGTGCTCGAAGAGGAGGGCGGGCACTGGTCCGACACGATCATCTGGCGCAAGGATCGCTTCACGCTCGGCCGCGCCGACTACCAGCGACAGTACGAACCACTCTGGTACGGCTGGCGCGAGGGCGCCAAGCACCAGTGGCACGGCGGCCGCGACCAGGGCGACGTGTGGGACGTCGAGCGCCCGTCCGAAAGCGCAGCACATCCGACCATGAAGCCCCTGCCGTTGATCGAACGCGCGATGGAGAACTCGTCCTCACGCGGCGACGTCGTGCTCGACCTGTTCCTCGGATCGGGTAGCACGATCATCGCCTGCGAGCGCACAGGACGCGTCTGCTACGGCACGGAACTTGACCCGCACTATGCGAGCGTAGTGATCGCCAGGTGGGAAGCGTTCAGCGGCAGGGAGGCGCAGTGCCTCAGCCGTTCGTGATCACGAAGGACGGACGGGGCGCGCAGATGCACGTGCGGCGGCGAGACACGGGTGAGTGCATCGGCTGCATCGAGGCCGGCCTCTACGAAGTCGTGCGCGCGGTGATCGAGGAAGAGGTAGCGGCCCCGACCGAAGAGGGCATCCAGGTCGGGGCCGCTAGGAAGGCGATGGTAGTGAGTCGTTGGGTCTATTCCTCGTCCTCCTCGCCGTCAAGCGACCGCAGTTCCTGCTCGATGATGTCGCGCTCGAACTGTCCGAGCCAGCCGCCGCCGCGACCCTCGAACGCGGCGAGGCAGTACGCGTTGATGCGAGTGTTGCCGATGGCGCGCAGGAGCACGGCGATCTCGTCCATCTTTTCCAGTACCCCTTCGAGGACGTCGCGTGTGTCGTCGTCGTTCATGGTCGCTCCTTTCGCGGAGCCATACATCACTCTGTGCGGAAACGAAGTCAACGGAGTCCAGAGATGAACAAGCCGACGCTGCACAATCGCTCCGGACGGCAGGAACAGCCGTTGACTTCGTCGCGGAGCGGAGCGATGTATGCGCTCGCCAACGAAGGTGCCCCTGGCGAGGGCGAGCGAAAGGAGCGGCGAGATGCCGATCGAGAACAGGACCTTGGAAGCGGGGACGCGCCTCGTGGCGCGTCACAAAGGGAAGGAGTTCGTCTGCGAGGTCGTGCAGACGGACGAGGGGCTGCGGTACCGGGTGGACGGGAAGGACTTCAACAGCCCGTCGTCGGCGGGCCGCGAGGTGACGGGCGGCGTCGCGGTCAACGGCTGGCGCTTTTGGTCGCTCGAAGGGACGCTCAAGGAGCGGGCGCCGAAGGCCGCGAAGGAGCGCAAGCCCAAGATCGACAAGCCGGCGAAGAAGACGGCGAAGACCAAGAGCGCCAAGACCGTGAAGCCGAGGGCCAAGAAGGGCGCGAAGAAGGGAGCCAAGAAGGCCACGAAGAAGGCGGCACAGACGGCGAGCCACGATTCGTACGGGTGCGGCGTCTGCCCCGAGACGTTCCCGACGCTGAAGGCCGCGACCAAGCACGCAATGACGCACACGCAGTAACCCGCCTCCAGAACGACGCGCTCCTTGCGGGGCGTGTCGCTCTCTCTCCTGCGATCGCGGCGCTGCCGCCGCGCATCGCGTACCGCCGCGAAGTAGCGCTATCGACGCAGGAAGACGAGCGCATCCCGCTCGCACTCATCGACGCGATCATCGCCGACGCGGGACCGTCACTATCGCTGGATAGCCACCGACTACCAGAGCGCGAGCCTAGCAGAGGTAGCGAATGGTAGGGTCGCGCGCCTGTTCCGCCCCTACCAAGAACGGCGAAGCCTGCAGCGCGACGCCCATGCACGACAGCCCGTTCTGCTTCTGGCACTCGCCGGA encodes the following:
- a CDS encoding phage terminase small subunit P27 family; translation: MRGDEPDVVSDIPTCPRELSKTAKREWRRIAPELAQLGLLARIDRAALALYCDAWARWCEAQQALQKYGVVVKSPNGFPMQSPYLAIANKALDQMRLLLGEFGMSPSSRTRVSAVPQVEEDEFSEFERHRDRRASGGTLI
- a CDS encoding DNA methyltransferase, whose product is MKTETRMQIAHVPIDDLKPDPANPRRISDDELEALTRSLREYGFVQPVLARREDMTVIGGHQRLTAARRLGMKDVPVIFLDVTQEQARVLNLALNKISGAWDEELLARMVADLSSIEAVDLSLSGFDEDELDALLKSLDVRERREKPEAFDVDAALEAARAATRAKPGELWALGDHRLLVGDAGDTAAVQRLLDGKRAPMCFTDPPYNVALGDHGGQQRGQKKRRIQNDAMPNEQWETFCRGWTRNLLASVDGAIYCCMSSKELPLVSRVLEEEGGHWSDTIIWRKDRFTLGRADYQRQYEPLWYGWREGAKHQWHGGRDQGDVWDVERPSESAAHPTMKPLPLIERAMENSSSRGDVVLDLFLGSGSTIIACERTGRVCYGTELDPHYASVVIARWEAFSGREAQCLSRS
- a CDS encoding DUF2924 domain-containing protein → MRSPTKVPLARASERSGEMPIENRTLEAGTRLVARHKGKEFVCEVVQTDEGLRYRVDGKDFNSPSSAGREVTGGVAVNGWRFWSLEGTLKERAPKAAKERKPKIDKPAKKTAKTKSAKTVKPRAKKGAKKGAKKATKKAAQTASHDSYGCGVCPETFPTLKAATKHAMTHTQ